The following is a genomic window from uncultured Draconibacterium sp..
CTTACGCAAAATATTAACCGGAAAAACAGCATCTGTAGCAACCAGTCTGGGAGGTCTAACCGAAGGATTTAATGGTAGCAGTACACCAAAAGATTTTGAAACGATGATGCAGTTGCTTTACCTGCAATTCAATAATCCGCGTTTTGACGAAGAAGCCTACGAAGCACTAAAAAGCCGTTACGTTGCCTACCTGCAAAACATGGCTAATAATCCACAAAAGATTATGAGCGATTCGCTGAGTTTGATTGCAACTGATTATAACAAGCGAACAAAACTCATGTCGGCAAAAATGTTCGATGAGATCACTTTTGCACAAATGGAAGCACTGTACCAGGATCGTTTTAAAGACGCCGGTGACTTTACTTTCTTCATCGTTGGTAATATCGACGAAGAGGTAGCAAAGGAAATGGCCGAAAAATACATCGGGTCATTAAAGGATCTTCCGGGCGAAGAAGAATGGGTTGACCACAAAGTAAGAATGCCCGAAGGTACTACCGAAAAGAAAATTGAGGTGCCTTTACAAACAGAAAAAGGAACGGTTCAGATTCTTATCCGTAAAAAATTAGCTTATTCTCCGGTAAGCAATATTGAGCTGGATGTTTTAAAGGCCATCCTGCAATTGCGTTACACCGAAGAAGTGCGCGAAAAAGAAGGTGGAACTTATGGTGTTGGTGTTGGCTCATCATCAAATCAATATCCTTACGAGCGTAAAACGCTACAAATTAGTTTTGACACTGATCCAGAGAAAGCCGATCATCTAAAAACAATCATTTTCCGCGAAATCGACAAAATTATTGCCGATGGACCAACTCAGGAAGATCTGGACAAAGTTATTCTGAACCTGAAAAAAGATCGTGCACAAGCCAAAGAGCATAACAATTACTGGCTGAATGCGCTTTACAACAAATACTACCATGGATTTAATCCTGATGCAGAAGAAAACTTCGATGCAATATTGGATGGCTTAACAACAGCCCAAATTCAAAAATTTGCAAAAACATTTTACACCGATGCAGATATGGTAGATGTAGTATTCATACCGAAAAAAACAGAATAAATAAGTTATATCAACGATAAATGAAAGTCCATGATTTTTGAAATCATGGACTTTTTTATTGAAAATCATACAATCAAAATATCCCCATCCTCTTTTCTTTCCCTGCATACAAAAAAGGACGACAGCCTGATATTTCAAAAATAATCCAATCAGAATTTCTGATTCCCCCTAACTTTTTGAAGCCAATCGTCTCCTGCTGCGAAGGGAGAGACAAAAAGAGGTTAGTTAAATCTTTAAGTAAAAAATTGCCAAATACATTTTCGAAAAGTTTAAAGCAAAAAACTTTTCCGAGGCTTAAACTTTTGTTTAAACGCCTCCGGGCTTCCGTTGGAGCCTTAAACTTTTGTTTATTCACTTCCGGGCTTCCTTTTAGCCTTTAAACTTTTATTTAAACGCTGTCGGGTCAACCTTTCACGCCTTAAACTTTTGTTTAAACGCAGGCGGGAAATATTTTGGCGCTTAAACTCTTGTTTAAACCTCCGACGTTAAAATAAAAAGGCCGGAAACTTTCGTTCCCGGCCTTAGTGCAGTTTTTACTTTTAACTATCTGAATAGCGACCGATTTTACTCAATCACAAACTCAAATTCTTCATCGGTTGGAGGCGTACACATTTCATCGTTACAGCTCATCCATTGGATATAACCGGCAACTTTAGCAGGCTTTTTAGTTACCCACACTTTGTGTGAAAAAACCGCCTTGTCTTTAAAATAAGTTACCTCCATATCAAAAATTTTGTCGTGCATGGTATGCGAAGGTGTCACTTCAACAGCCTTTCCAAAATCCTTGCAGTTCTCCAGTGTCTCGAAATTAAACGAAGTTTTAACCGGACCTCCATCTTCCATGTTTAAACCATAAAGTTTAAAGCCCATGTCAATATTTGCCGTAGCAACAATCTCATACTGATTATCACTTTTTAAAGGTTTAATTTCTACGTCCCATTTTACAGGCACTATCATTTGCGCCTGAGCAAAGGCTGCAACGGCAATAAATCCCAGTGCGAAAATTAGCTTCTTCATTTGTTTTATTTTTTAAATTCTGTTAATCCTTCGTTTAGCCACTCGATAAAATCTTCCGGGTCCGGATCATAACTGTATCCCTCTCCTATCTGATTTTCGTTTTCGTCTAATACAACGTAATACGGCTGTGTATTTCTGTTAAATCTCGATATCTGGAAATCCGTCCACTTATTCCCTACAGATCTCACTTTTCTTCCGGTTGTTTCCGAAATATACTGTTCGGCCTCCGGCAATTTTGTTTTTAAATCAACATACAGCGAAACCACCACATAATCCTCAAGGAACATGTTTTTCACTTCCTGTTTTACCCAAACGTTGTCCTCCATTTTGCGGCAGTTGGTACAACCTTTACCGGTAAAATCGATCAACAATGGTTTACCTGTTTCGCGAGCATATGCCAACGCTTTATCATAATCGTCGAATAAGGGAATTCCGTGCGGGCCAATATGCATATCGTGAGTTACTACAGCCGAAGAGTTTCCGCTGTTACCAGCGCCGCCAACCTGAGTTCTTCCCACACCCAGAGGCGATTCAGCATAGTCAACCGGCGGCGGGAAACCACTAATCATTTTTACCGGTGCTCCCCACAATCCAGGAATCATATAAATTACAAAAGCAAATACCATGGTTCCTAAAACAAAACGCGATACCGGCAAATGTGCTGTTGGCGAATCGTGCGGTAGTTTTATTTTTCCCCACAGGTACAACGCCAGTCCTAAGAAAATGGCAATCCAAATGGCAATGTAAACTTCACGCTCCAAAATATGCAGATCAAGAACCATATCGGCAATCGATAAGAATTTAAAGGCAAAAGCGAACTCAAGGAAACCTAAAACGACTTTCACTGAGTTTAACCAACCACCTGATTTTGGCAATGAGTTTAACCAGCCAGGGAAAGCTGCAAACAAGGCAAAAGGAATAGCCAGTGCCAGCGAGAATCCTAGCATACCAATTACCGGTGCCAAACCACCGCTACGTGCAGCCTCTACAATTAAAGCACCTACAATCGGTCCGGTACACGAGAATG
Proteins encoded in this region:
- a CDS encoding protein-disulfide reductase DsbD domain-containing protein, which gives rise to MKKLIFALGFIAVAAFAQAQMIVPVKWDVEIKPLKSDNQYEIVATANIDMGFKLYGLNMEDGGPVKTSFNFETLENCKDFGKAVEVTPSHTMHDKIFDMEVTYFKDKAVFSHKVWVTKKPAKVAGYIQWMSCNDEMCTPPTDEEFEFVIE
- a CDS encoding cytochrome c biogenesis protein CcdA, whose amino-acid sequence is MKRILLTVFLLTTALLGFSQIVEPVKWSFSQNKISDNEFELVFTATIEEGWHMYSTDLPEGGPIKTSFYFENVENAELVGEPTPSEVVTEEFDQSFQMDLRWFEEKVSFTQKVKVSGTGTVGGYVEFMSCNDETCTPPMEAEFSFELTGGEQQSAATATTNDSSNRNYWSIFLLAFLGGLAALLTPCVFPMIPMTVSFFTKQSKTKAKGIRNGIWYGISIMIIYVILGTVVTALFGAESLNSLSTNPWFNLFFALLLFVFAFSFMGAFEIVLPSSWVNAVDKKADKGGLLGIFFMAFALALVSFSCTGPIVGALIVEAARSGGLAPVIGMLGFSLALAIPFALFAAFPGWLNSLPKSGGWLNSVKVVLGFLEFAFAFKFLSIADMVLDLHILEREVYIAIWIAIFLGLALYLWGKIKLPHDSPTAHLPVSRFVLGTMVFAFVIYMIPGLWGAPVKMISGFPPPVDYAESPLGVGRTQVGGAGNSGNSSAVVTHDMHIGPHGIPLFDDYDKALAYARETGKPLLIDFTGKGCTNCRKMEDNVWVKQEVKNMFLEDYVVVSLYVDLKTKLPEAEQYISETTGRKVRSVGNKWTDFQISRFNRNTQPYYVVLDENENQIGEGYSYDPDPEDFIEWLNEGLTEFKK